A portion of the Algisphaera agarilytica genome contains these proteins:
- a CDS encoding sugar transferase, which translates to MTQATTTQVRDLPVRPEVVTRSSSAAAFLSRSRPGQAASTSAEPWGKRAFDVMAVVLAMPIWLPVLGLLMLAVRLDSPGPACFRQQRYGRDGQVFTLWKLRSMVGDADEALPELLAACENRSAEWDTHAKLRRDPRLTRLGAWLRRSSLDELPQLFNVLRGDMSLVGPRPIQLEERERYGRGFSTYGKVRPGLTGLWQVSGRNELAYGQRIALDRQYVRSRSWRMELGIMRRTLRAVWSGRGAY; encoded by the coding sequence TTGACCCAGGCGACAACGACGCAAGTTCGAGACCTCCCGGTTCGGCCGGAGGTGGTGACGCGATCAAGCAGCGCTGCGGCGTTTCTTTCGCGTTCACGGCCCGGTCAGGCGGCGTCCACGTCGGCGGAGCCCTGGGGCAAGCGCGCGTTTGACGTGATGGCGGTGGTGCTGGCGATGCCGATCTGGCTGCCGGTGCTGGGGTTGTTGATGCTCGCGGTGCGTCTGGACTCGCCGGGCCCGGCTTGTTTTCGGCAGCAACGCTACGGGCGTGACGGCCAGGTGTTCACGCTGTGGAAACTTCGGTCGATGGTGGGCGACGCGGACGAAGCGCTGCCCGAGTTGTTGGCGGCGTGCGAAAACCGATCGGCCGAGTGGGACACCCATGCCAAGCTGCGGCGCGACCCGCGCCTGACTCGGTTGGGTGCCTGGCTGCGACGGTCGTCGCTGGACGAGCTGCCGCAGTTGTTCAATGTGCTGCGCGGCGACATGTCGCTGGTTGGCCCACGCCCGATCCAGTTGGAAGAACGCGAACGCTACGGCCGAGGCTTTTCGACTTACGGCAAAGTCCGCCCCGGCTTAACGGGGTTGTGGCAGGTGTCCGGCCGGAACGAATTGGCGTACGGCCAACGGATCGCGCTGGATCGTCAGTACGTGCGGTCGCGGTCGTGGCGGATGGAGTTGGGGATTATGCGTCGCACGCTGCGGGCGGTTTGGTCCGGGCGGGGAGCTTATTAG
- a CDS encoding adenylyltransferase/cytidyltransferase family protein gives MPNDSPDYDLDALAASCRAHRDAGRRVVLCHGCFDLLHVGHVRYLQAAKQLGDVLLVTVTPDRFVGKGPGRPAFPEAQRAEMLAALGCVERVALNRWPTAVEMLERVQPDVYAKGAEYAEAAQDPNTPVGQERATVEAHGGQLALIDTEKFSSTEILSRLASRP, from the coding sequence GTGCCGAACGATTCTCCCGACTACGACCTCGACGCGCTCGCCGCATCGTGTCGCGCGCATCGCGATGCGGGGCGACGTGTCGTGTTGTGTCACGGCTGCTTCGACCTGTTGCACGTCGGCCACGTGCGTTACCTGCAGGCCGCCAAGCAGCTCGGCGATGTGTTGCTGGTGACCGTGACGCCCGACCGGTTCGTCGGCAAGGGGCCGGGCCGACCCGCGTTTCCCGAAGCGCAACGGGCCGAGATGCTGGCGGCGCTCGGATGCGTGGAGCGCGTGGCGCTGAACCGCTGGCCGACCGCAGTCGAGATGTTGGAGCGGGTTCAGCCCGATGTGTATGCCAAGGGTGCCGAGTACGCCGAGGCTGCGCAAGACCCCAACACCCCCGTCGGCCAAGAACGCGCCACGGTCGAAGCCCACGGCGGGCAACTCGCACTCATCGATACCGAAAAATTCAGCTCGACCGAGATCCTGAGCCGTTTGGCTTCACGGCCGTGA
- a CDS encoding glycosyltransferase: MRVALVHESITGFHGSERVLESLARLYPDAPIFVLIHHPSATRGTALEGRDIRTSVLDRLPWLRNRHRILLPFMPYAVEQHDLRGFDVVISSHHAAAHGVLTRADQLHLCYTHSPARYAWDLYHDHVPPHKFSPIKRAVMHRFRQWDALAGQRVDEFAANSKHVAARIRKTYRRDATVIYPPVDTARFRADRDREDFYLVAGRLVKYKNVDVVLESFMRTGKRLVVVGDGSDRKKLEVLAGKRNHGYFMTRRRRFQREELEQRGALAESPRIEFVGELKEAAFADRLERCRALLFAGEEDFGMVPVEAMAAGAPVIALRRGGLTETVEDGVTGVFFDEPTPEAVTEAVQKFENQGVTAGPGELQCSAQRFAVPRFERQIQDWVSGAWQRFIEQ, encoded by the coding sequence ATGCGAGTAGCGCTGGTTCACGAATCGATCACGGGGTTTCACGGCAGCGAGCGCGTGCTCGAGTCGCTCGCCCGGCTGTACCCCGACGCACCGATCTTCGTGCTCATCCACCACCCGAGCGCGACCCGTGGCACCGCGCTGGAGGGCCGTGACATCCGCACGAGTGTGCTGGACCGGCTGCCTTGGCTGCGGAATCGGCACCGGATCCTTTTGCCGTTCATGCCCTACGCTGTCGAGCAGCACGACCTGCGGGGGTTCGATGTGGTGATCTCGTCGCACCACGCCGCGGCGCATGGCGTGCTGACGCGGGCCGACCAACTCCACCTCTGCTACACCCATTCCCCGGCAAGATACGCCTGGGACCTGTACCACGACCACGTCCCGCCCCACAAGTTTTCGCCGATCAAGCGGGCGGTGATGCACCGCTTCCGCCAGTGGGATGCGCTGGCGGGCCAACGCGTCGATGAGTTCGCCGCCAACTCGAAGCACGTCGCGGCCCGCATCCGCAAGACGTACCGACGAGACGCGACAGTGATCTACCCGCCGGTGGACACGGCACGTTTCCGAGCGGACCGGGACCGCGAAGATTTCTATCTCGTTGCGGGTCGGCTGGTGAAGTACAAGAACGTCGACGTCGTGTTGGAGTCGTTTATGCGGACCGGAAAGCGTTTGGTCGTCGTCGGCGACGGATCGGATCGGAAGAAGTTGGAGGTCTTGGCGGGCAAGCGAAACCACGGCTATTTCATGACGAGGCGGCGGCGTTTCCAACGCGAAGAATTGGAACAACGCGGCGCGCTGGCCGAGTCTCCCCGCATCGAATTCGTCGGCGAACTCAAGGAAGCCGCGTTTGCGGACCGGCTGGAACGCTGCCGTGCGCTGTTGTTTGCCGGGGAAGAAGACTTCGGCATGGTGCCGGTCGAGGCGATGGCGGCGGGGGCGCCGGTGATCGCGCTGCGGCGGGGCGGGTTGACCGAAACGGTGGAAGACGGGGTGACGGGCGTGTTTTTCGATGAGCCGACGCCCGAGGCGGTGACCGAAGCGGTCCAGAAGTTTGAAAACCAAGGGGTGACGGCCGGGCCGGGTGAGTTACAATGCTCCGCCCAGCGTTTCGCGGTCCCGCGGTTTGAGCGTCAGATTCAGGACTGGGTCTCCGGGGCTTGGCAGCGATTCATCGAGCAGTAA
- a CDS encoding ABC transporter ATP-binding protein → MPKLSEPMIQFDGVNKWFRQVTPGRGLKDRLLRLRDREPPRTHALVDLDLRLDRGEAVAVVGRNGSGKSTCLALAAGVIKPTSGRVTIRGRVSPLLALGAGVHPDLTGRENVELNGVLLGLTRREIRQRFDAIHDFSELEDFIDQPVRHYSSGMLARLAFSVATHLDPEILIVDEVLAVGDAAFAQKCYDRIKAFRRDGLTMLYVSHDVHSVIDLCDRAVYLDHGRTVAAGQPHEVCQRYYADQGLTLV, encoded by the coding sequence TTGCCGAAGTTGTCTGAGCCGATGATTCAATTCGACGGCGTGAACAAATGGTTCCGCCAGGTCACGCCGGGCCGAGGCCTGAAGGATCGGTTGCTCCGGCTGCGTGACCGCGAACCGCCCCGGACCCATGCGCTGGTGGACCTGGACCTCCGCCTCGACCGCGGTGAAGCGGTGGCGGTGGTCGGCCGCAACGGCTCGGGCAAGAGCACCTGCCTCGCCCTCGCGGCGGGGGTGATCAAACCCACCTCGGGTCGGGTCACGATCCGCGGCCGGGTGAGCCCGCTGCTGGCGCTCGGCGCCGGGGTCCACCCCGACCTGACCGGGCGGGAAAACGTCGAGCTCAACGGCGTGCTGCTGGGGCTGACTCGGCGCGAAATCCGTCAACGCTTCGACGCGATCCACGACTTCTCCGAGCTCGAAGACTTCATCGATCAGCCCGTCCGGCACTACTCCTCGGGCATGTTGGCCCGGCTGGCGTTTTCGGTGGCGACGCACCTCGATCCGGAAATCCTGATCGTGGATGAGGTCTTGGCGGTGGGCGACGCGGCGTTTGCGCAGAAGTGCTACGACCGCATCAAGGCGTTCCGCCGAGACGGATTGACGATGCTGTATGTCAGCCATGATGTGCACTCGGTCATCGACCTTTGCGACCGGGCGGTGTACCTTGATCATGGCCGAACGGTTGCCGCGGGCCAGCCCCACGAGGTCTGCCAGCGGTACTACGCCGATCAGGGTCTGACCCTGGTCTGA
- a CDS encoding glycosyltransferase family 9 protein — MHDALEKTFDAWWAQQNGGAGLRVGLRAWPGVSSVVEKPGVEAATGSLSLRKSHVFADRYVPGVLEETRLILPLRMGMPGEAADGLAVWREEDGDRPMEIGELATLIVLAVRQAYHTQNLKLDPGFAALTRWAVAALDADNGGLVAAMKNIEPRIFWWWGSALHVAGELAAAERAWMWQTDGPLGQGPPDAAVRSLLRLVESKSSMPADRLGLCRRAQRILDETGFRDFDLQTSLDISRCRALAELGYKDEAFQEVRRVQQRLIANPCGSAARQALRMGLLGMRTGGPTRLVSTFSALTTGSLLSATARFKFRHAWETRKQRSRRPRLPQQALLPGQSDAPPIQRIAAVRLDKIGDLVSMQPVVAKLRERYPDAEIDLFVSPGLEGFAAMLADGVRGVPVPWKQREAFDAKLAEVAKQQPYDLLIDLLEPDTSRHARLCRAIPATYRVGFDSPTRREGFTHRVPTPGLPLHLIDRTARLLRPLGVAVPDTVDWCPVLNLPDTARPEARSLLTEALGPGRVVGVHVGAGWVFKQWYPASFAEVAKQLVERFGVKVAVLCGPGEDEAAQQLVSAIGSNAAILRPTLEQLPGVCAAVDLMLVNDSGPMHVAVAVDTPTVVAWGPGDRTLFAPRGAVGRVEVVADQPRCANCPQDVDAPQCPMGFSYDEVPCLQSLSAERVLAACESLLEPGQVSLSVAGESRP; from the coding sequence ATGCACGACGCCCTCGAGAAAACCTTCGACGCCTGGTGGGCCCAGCAGAACGGCGGCGCCGGGCTGCGCGTCGGGCTGCGTGCCTGGCCCGGGGTGTCGTCGGTCGTGGAGAAGCCGGGCGTGGAGGCGGCCACGGGATCGCTATCGCTCCGCAAGTCTCACGTCTTCGCGGATCGCTACGTGCCGGGCGTGTTGGAAGAGACGCGGCTGATCCTGCCCCTGCGCATGGGGATGCCCGGCGAGGCCGCCGACGGCTTGGCGGTGTGGCGTGAGGAAGACGGCGACCGCCCGATGGAGATCGGCGAGTTGGCGACGCTGATCGTGTTGGCGGTTCGCCAGGCATACCACACCCAGAACCTCAAGCTCGACCCCGGGTTTGCGGCTTTGACCCGCTGGGCGGTGGCTGCGCTCGACGCCGACAACGGCGGACTGGTCGCAGCGATGAAGAACATCGAGCCCCGCATCTTCTGGTGGTGGGGCAGCGCGTTGCATGTCGCGGGAGAGCTTGCGGCGGCGGAGCGTGCTTGGATGTGGCAGACCGACGGGCCGCTGGGGCAGGGCCCGCCCGACGCGGCGGTGCGGAGTCTGCTGCGATTGGTCGAATCGAAAAGCTCGATGCCCGCCGACCGTTTGGGGCTTTGTCGCCGAGCCCAACGCATCCTCGACGAGACGGGTTTCCGTGACTTCGACCTGCAGACGAGCCTGGACATCTCGCGCTGCCGGGCGTTGGCCGAGTTGGGCTACAAGGACGAGGCCTTCCAGGAGGTCCGCCGCGTGCAGCAACGCCTGATCGCCAACCCCTGCGGGAGTGCGGCGCGTCAGGCCCTGCGTATGGGCCTGTTGGGGATGCGGACCGGCGGGCCGACCCGTTTGGTTTCGACGTTCTCGGCGTTGACGACCGGCTCGCTCCTCTCGGCGACCGCGCGGTTCAAGTTCCGCCACGCCTGGGAGACCCGCAAGCAGCGCAGCCGACGACCACGGCTGCCGCAACAGGCTTTGCTTCCCGGCCAGTCCGACGCGCCGCCCATCCAACGCATCGCCGCGGTCCGCCTGGACAAGATCGGCGACCTGGTGTCCATGCAACCCGTGGTCGCGAAGCTGCGTGAACGCTACCCCGACGCCGAGATCGACCTGTTCGTCTCGCCGGGGCTTGAGGGCTTTGCCGCGATGTTGGCCGACGGTGTGCGCGGCGTGCCGGTGCCGTGGAAGCAGCGTGAAGCGTTCGATGCCAAGCTCGCCGAGGTCGCCAAGCAGCAGCCGTACGATCTGTTGATCGATTTGTTGGAGCCCGATACATCACGTCACGCCCGGCTCTGCCGTGCGATCCCCGCGACTTATCGTGTGGGTTTCGACAGCCCGACGCGTCGGGAAGGGTTCACCCACCGCGTGCCCACGCCCGGGCTGCCGCTGCACCTGATCGACCGCACCGCTCGATTGCTTCGGCCGTTGGGCGTGGCGGTGCCCGATACGGTGGACTGGTGCCCGGTGCTCAATCTACCCGACACCGCGCGGCCCGAAGCCAGAAGTCTGCTGACCGAAGCCCTGGGGCCCGGCCGAGTCGTGGGCGTGCACGTCGGGGCGGGCTGGGTGTTCAAGCAGTGGTACCCCGCGTCGTTCGCCGAGGTGGCCAAGCAATTGGTCGAGCGCTTCGGCGTGAAGGTGGCGGTGTTGTGTGGGCCGGGCGAAGACGAGGCGGCGCAGCAGCTCGTCTCGGCGATCGGCTCCAACGCCGCGATCCTCCGCCCGACGTTGGAGCAGCTCCCCGGGGTCTGCGCGGCGGTGGACCTGATGTTGGTCAACGATTCGGGGCCGATGCACGTCGCGGTGGCGGTGGATACGCCGACGGTGGTGGCGTGGGGCCCGGGCGATCGCACGTTGTTTGCTCCGCGTGGAGCGGTGGGGCGGGTCGAGGTCGTGGCGGATCAGCCGCGGTGCGCCAACTGCCCGCAGGATGTCGACGCCCCGCAGTGCCCGATGGGGTTTAGTTACGACGAGGTGCCCTGCCTGCAGTCGCTTTCGGCGGAACGTGTGCTTGCGGCATGCGAGTCGCTGCTGGAGCCCGGGCAGGTCTCGCTGAGCGTGGCGGGTGAATCACGGCCGTGA